A genomic region of uncultured Paludibaculum sp. contains the following coding sequences:
- a CDS encoding Gfo/Idh/MocA family oxidoreductase — MPPKEPRLLKVGVLGCGPIAQAAHFESCVKGRNTELHAICDLAPDLLERMAATHQPRHAYSDYSALLADPEVEAVIIATSDAFHVPAARLALEAGKHVLCEKPLGLTVAEVEELRRMVWRTGLVLQVGHMKRFDAGLQAAHDFVTHEMGQMLALKAWYCDSTHRYAMTDAVQPTIVTSKAARKPEGDPKADLRRYFLLTHGSHLVDTARFLGGDLVEVEARLNQRFGAYCWFVDVAFANGALGHLDLTVAVRMDWHEGFQIYGEHGSVTGKTFNPWFYRSSEVDIFHEATASTTRVLGADGHFYRRQLEGFAESVLQGVPMEGAGIDDGVASVRALVAIAESARTGRPVKLADVQGGVV; from the coding sequence ATGCCCCCCAAGGAGCCTCGGCTGCTCAAGGTTGGTGTTCTCGGCTGCGGACCCATTGCCCAGGCAGCCCACTTTGAAAGCTGCGTGAAAGGCCGCAACACCGAACTCCACGCGATTTGCGATCTTGCCCCCGATTTGCTGGAGCGGATGGCTGCCACGCATCAGCCGCGCCACGCGTATTCCGACTACTCGGCGCTGCTGGCGGATCCCGAGGTGGAGGCCGTGATTATCGCTACCTCCGACGCCTTCCATGTACCGGCAGCGCGGCTGGCTCTGGAGGCCGGCAAGCATGTGCTGTGCGAGAAGCCTCTGGGGCTGACGGTGGCAGAAGTGGAGGAGCTACGCCGGATGGTTTGGCGGACCGGACTGGTGCTGCAGGTGGGGCATATGAAGCGGTTTGACGCGGGGCTGCAGGCAGCGCATGACTTCGTGACTCATGAGATGGGCCAGATGCTCGCACTGAAGGCGTGGTATTGCGATTCGACGCACCGGTATGCGATGACGGATGCCGTGCAGCCGACAATTGTTACCAGCAAGGCGGCCCGCAAGCCGGAGGGCGACCCGAAGGCGGACTTGCGCCGCTATTTCCTGCTGACTCACGGCAGTCATCTGGTGGATACGGCGCGCTTTCTTGGGGGTGACCTGGTCGAAGTGGAGGCACGGCTGAACCAGCGGTTCGGTGCTTACTGCTGGTTTGTCGATGTCGCCTTTGCCAACGGTGCACTGGGCCATCTGGACCTGACGGTGGCCGTGCGGATGGACTGGCACGAGGGATTCCAGATCTATGGCGAACACGGGAGCGTGACGGGCAAGACGTTCAATCCGTGGTTCTACCGGTCGAGCGAGGTGGACATCTTTCACGAGGCTACGGCGTCGACGACGCGGGTGCTGGGTGCGGATGGCCACTTCTACCGGCGGCAGTTGGAGGGATTCGCGGAGAGCGTGCTGCAAGGAGTTCCGATGGAGGGGGCGGGGATCGACGATGGAGTGGCCTCTGTGCGGGCGTTGGTGGCGATCGCGGAATCGGCGCGCACAGGACGGCCTGTGAAGCTGGCGGATGTTCAGGGAGGAGTGGTGTGA
- a CDS encoding sugar phosphate isomerase/epimerase family protein codes for MRLGIFAKTFVERPFAAARQAGYVAVQYNMACVGLAPMPDAIAPEVTAAVRGAAVEAGIEIAALSATYNMIHPDVAVRRQGLARLRVLAGAAGALGTRLLSLCTGTLDAEDQWRRHPGNDGPGPWRTLLENMEAAIAIAEEFDVELGIEPEHANVVSSARRARRLMDELGSPRVRIILDGANLFETEPLEKQRVIVSEGIELLADRISLAHAKDRLADGRFTRAGAGVLDYGHYLASLVGAGFRGPLVTHGLGEEDAARVARFLGEHLAAVGGLGENSASQRE; via the coding sequence GTGAGGCTCGGGATTTTCGCCAAGACCTTCGTGGAGCGGCCTTTCGCGGCGGCGCGCCAGGCGGGCTATGTGGCCGTGCAGTACAACATGGCGTGCGTGGGGCTTGCGCCGATGCCGGACGCGATCGCTCCGGAGGTGACGGCCGCGGTGCGTGGAGCCGCCGTGGAGGCAGGTATCGAGATTGCGGCGCTGTCGGCCACGTACAACATGATTCATCCGGACGTGGCGGTGCGGCGACAGGGGCTGGCACGGTTGCGGGTGCTGGCTGGCGCGGCTGGGGCCCTGGGTACGCGGCTGCTGAGCTTGTGCACGGGTACGCTGGATGCGGAGGACCAGTGGCGGCGGCATCCGGGGAACGATGGACCAGGACCCTGGCGGACTCTGCTGGAAAACATGGAGGCGGCGATTGCGATTGCCGAGGAGTTTGACGTCGAACTGGGGATCGAACCCGAGCACGCGAACGTGGTGAGTTCGGCGCGGAGGGCTCGGCGGCTGATGGACGAACTGGGGAGCCCGCGGGTGCGCATCATCCTGGATGGCGCCAATTTGTTCGAGACGGAGCCGCTGGAGAAACAGCGGGTGATCGTCTCGGAGGGGATTGAACTGCTGGCCGACCGGATCTCGCTGGCCCATGCCAAGGACCGGCTGGCGGATGGGCGGTTTACGCGTGCTGGGGCGGGTGTACTGGACTACGGCCACTATCTGGCAAGTCTGGTGGGCGCCGGCTTTCGGGGCCCGCTGGTGACGCACGGGCTCGGCGAGGAAGACGCGGCGCGGGTGGCGCGGTTTCTGGGCGAACATCTGGCGGCCGTGGGCGGCTTGGGTGAGAATTCCGCGTCGCAGCGGGAATAG
- a CDS encoding sigma-70 family RNA polymerase sigma factor: MHHELSGHQLFVEQLKPAPSAAHTRTEFESEAMPHVNDLYRTAARILGDGTRAEDVVQEAYLQAWKSYHRFERGTNCRAWLFKILFHCINHHRRKWFRFPLLKETEEFLEANLVAPTPVPDQLTDSEILGALDRIPDEYRAVILLVDVEEFAYKDASTILSVPLGTVMSRISRGRRLLRAQLQSVAESYGIGKRPAKEQGL; encoded by the coding sequence ATGCACCATGAGCTGTCCGGACACCAGCTATTTGTGGAACAACTGAAACCAGCCCCCTCGGCCGCGCACACCCGGACCGAGTTCGAGTCTGAGGCGATGCCTCACGTGAACGACCTCTACCGCACGGCAGCGCGGATTCTGGGTGATGGCACGCGGGCCGAGGATGTGGTGCAGGAAGCGTATCTGCAGGCCTGGAAGTCGTACCACCGCTTCGAGCGCGGGACGAACTGCAGAGCCTGGCTGTTCAAGATTCTGTTTCATTGCATCAACCACCACCGGCGGAAGTGGTTCCGGTTCCCGCTGCTGAAGGAGACCGAGGAGTTTCTGGAAGCTAACCTGGTGGCGCCGACTCCCGTGCCGGACCAGTTGACGGACTCCGAAATTCTGGGGGCGCTGGACCGCATTCCGGATGAATACCGGGCGGTGATCCTGCTGGTGGATGTTGAGGAGTTTGCGTACAAGGATGCCTCAACGATTCTCTCCGTGCCGCTTGGGACCGTGATGTCGCGCATCAGCCGGGGACGCAGGCTGCTGCGTGCGCAGTTGCAGAGCGTGGCCGAATCCTATGGAATCGGGAAGAGACCCGCGAAGGAGCAAGGTCTATGA
- the fliS gene encoding flagellar export chaperone FliS — protein MPIDAQDSYLESRILTADGIQLVQILYQAAIDSVELARECLHRRDIAGRSKAITKAYEIVMELEVSLDLEAGGELSRNLLETYCYLRSRLLAANLEQSEPPLEEVARLLRVILEAWLECKETGPARQQQAAIEHAPDLGSECEWQGYSGGYAPSYPPIAEPQEYHVSVTY, from the coding sequence TTGCCGATTGACGCCCAGGACTCCTACTTGGAGAGCCGCATCCTCACTGCCGACGGAATTCAACTGGTGCAGATCCTGTATCAGGCCGCGATTGACTCGGTCGAATTGGCGCGCGAATGTCTGCATCGACGGGACATTGCGGGCCGTTCGAAGGCAATTACGAAGGCCTACGAGATCGTCATGGAACTAGAGGTCTCACTAGACCTCGAGGCCGGCGGTGAGCTGAGCCGGAATCTGCTGGAGACCTACTGCTATTTGAGGAGCCGGCTGCTGGCCGCGAATCTGGAGCAGAGCGAGCCTCCGTTGGAGGAGGTAGCGCGGCTGCTGCGTGTGATTCTCGAGGCGTGGCTCGAATGCAAGGAGACCGGGCCGGCGCGACAGCAGCAGGCGGCGATCGAGCATGCGCCCGACCTTGGCAGTGAGTGTGAGTGGCAGGGCTATTCGGGCGGATATGCACCGTCGTATCCACCAATCGCGGAGCCGCAGGAGTATCACGTCTCCGTCACCTATTGA
- a CDS encoding flagellar assembly protein FliW, which produces MPAIQTAYFEEVTFPETSVIRFERGLPGFEHETEFVSISREDCEPLIFLQSVKTPKLCFVTMPVQPLCPDYRVDMQSDELEALGLAEGQPPSIGSELACLAIISVTEDGPPTANLMAPLVIHVSTSRAVQVIQSNPAYELRHPVGGVACS; this is translated from the coding sequence ATGCCAGCAATCCAAACAGCATATTTCGAGGAAGTGACTTTTCCGGAGACCAGCGTGATCCGTTTTGAACGCGGCCTTCCCGGATTTGAACACGAGACGGAGTTTGTCTCCATCTCGAGGGAAGACTGCGAGCCGCTGATCTTCCTGCAGAGCGTCAAGACGCCGAAGCTCTGTTTCGTGACCATGCCGGTGCAGCCGCTCTGCCCGGATTATCGCGTCGACATGCAATCCGACGAACTGGAAGCACTGGGCTTGGCAGAGGGCCAGCCCCCCAGCATCGGCAGCGAACTCGCCTGCCTGGCCATCATTTCCGTGACTGAGGACGGCCCGCCCACGGCCAATCTGATGGCACCGTTGGTGATTCACGTCTCCACCAGTCGCGCGGTGCAGGTCATTCAGAGCAACCCCGCGTATGAATTGCGTCATCCCGTTGGAGGAGTCGCGTGCTCGTGA
- a CDS encoding carbon storage regulator translates to MQRRQGDTILIGDEIEIQILESTRSHVKLGLIVPKKLPIVRGEIRKVSEQNRSAAQGAGVEPPALLALRLRSEMGLVCAGERVAPPRPK, encoded by the coding sequence ATGCAGCGCCGGCAGGGCGACACCATCCTGATTGGCGACGAGATCGAGATTCAAATTCTGGAGAGCACGCGGTCGCATGTGAAGCTGGGCCTGATTGTGCCCAAGAAGCTGCCGATTGTGCGAGGCGAGATCCGCAAAGTGAGCGAACAGAACCGGTCGGCGGCGCAGGGGGCCGGGGTGGAGCCGCCGGCTCTACTGGCATTGCGGCTGCGATCTGAGATGGGCTTGGTCTGCGCGGGAGAGCGAGTTGCGCCTCCCAGACCGAAGTAA
- a CDS encoding flagellin — MFSIQTNVNSLIAQENMRVNGDFQSKTIQRLTSGYRINQSGDDAAGLAVANKFRSDVAELSQGVRNANDGISTLQIIDGGMNNISKMIDRLKTLASQSASETFTGDRKVLNDEFQTLLKEIDRQAQAVGLDQGGLYAKSLSVFVGGGRSAALGAVDTSNGTVKLDLAAAAVDTKSLSLKGMQAVAGSDTTDIGTGSATHTVADILADNGNTTDLAGYTNFYISGAGFSDDNKVKVAVNMTGVSDIDTLATAINDAIDQAATGGSSAATAFKNAGVSASVYTNENGGKQLAFNSSYAPIQVQAGDVMANALMGNFSTVGGDPATRGAAMSSSVHGVNTTAGTLGAGDVTVRIVGGGLSSPVDIKLDGGQTTASAIASLTSQISANADLVAAGLSVSSGAVGSSPLTFTNSRGDKFSVQASGDTTNLLGLGSFNSGAANAVDYTTLSGTVYTASTTSDTSTLEISLNGGAAEQITVDLTAGNASAAKELSGVVGSNDIDGTNDTLNLTIDGQSVAVSLTHNTGVSELTVAGEIQAAVDGAGLTGGAHATVSVTQDGRIQIENDNKGGAHTLLAAGNAVSSGLLAFTLTAGSNRTAGDIADNINQQIAASSNLQKAGLKATVDAGALKLDSNGTFFRVNGGAVTGDANIGFGVSASSFTGAAATDLAATTSARASVDSNGAQQTSSMAFTAPTYATDSQTLTVSVNDADGNIQSQVISLHNDTTARSARSIDEAVAAINKQLQQSNIAALQGIVAVKENVSGTEKINFLSSGNSFQVSASGTTNSAGVDGNGTAAGTAGSVESEVAGDVSSTISIDSMSNALKAVTSISAAITKLGSAQAAVGRGQNQLSYALSLAQSQISSFSAAESRIRDADVASEAANLTKAQVLQQAAVAAMAQANSAPQVILSLLRG; from the coding sequence ATGTTTTCGATTCAGACCAACGTAAATTCGCTCATCGCGCAGGAGAACATGCGCGTGAACGGTGACTTCCAGAGCAAGACCATCCAGCGCCTCACCTCTGGCTACCGCATCAATCAATCTGGCGACGATGCCGCCGGCCTGGCCGTGGCGAACAAGTTCCGCAGCGACGTGGCGGAACTCTCACAGGGCGTCCGCAATGCGAACGACGGCATCAGCACACTGCAGATCATCGACGGCGGCATGAACAACATCTCCAAGATGATTGACCGGTTGAAGACGCTTGCCTCGCAATCCGCCTCGGAGACCTTCACTGGCGACCGGAAGGTGCTGAATGACGAGTTCCAGACGCTGCTGAAGGAAATTGACCGTCAGGCGCAGGCCGTCGGTCTCGACCAGGGCGGTTTGTACGCGAAGTCGCTGTCGGTGTTCGTCGGCGGCGGGCGCAGCGCGGCTCTCGGTGCGGTGGACACCAGCAACGGAACGGTGAAGCTTGATCTCGCCGCCGCGGCGGTGGACACCAAGAGCCTCAGCCTGAAGGGCATGCAGGCCGTTGCCGGCTCCGATACGACGGATATCGGCACCGGGTCGGCTACCCACACAGTGGCCGACATTCTGGCCGACAACGGAAACACGACGGATCTGGCCGGCTACACGAACTTCTACATCTCGGGCGCCGGGTTCTCGGATGACAACAAGGTCAAGGTCGCGGTCAACATGACCGGGGTCAGCGACATCGACACTCTGGCGACCGCGATTAACGACGCTATCGACCAGGCGGCCACCGGCGGAAGTTCGGCCGCGACCGCATTCAAGAACGCCGGTGTCTCGGCCTCGGTCTATACCAACGAAAACGGCGGCAAGCAACTGGCCTTCAATTCCTCGTACGCACCCATCCAGGTGCAAGCAGGCGATGTGATGGCCAATGCGTTGATGGGCAACTTCAGTACCGTGGGCGGTGATCCCGCCACGCGTGGCGCGGCCATGTCGTCGTCGGTTCATGGTGTCAACACCACCGCGGGCACCCTGGGCGCCGGCGATGTGACGGTGCGCATTGTGGGGGGCGGACTGAGCAGCCCGGTGGACATCAAATTGGACGGCGGCCAGACGACGGCCAGCGCCATCGCTTCGCTCACGTCACAGATCAGTGCCAACGCCGATCTCGTGGCGGCGGGCCTGAGCGTGAGTAGCGGTGCGGTCGGTTCGAGCCCACTCACGTTCACCAATAGCCGCGGTGACAAGTTTAGTGTTCAGGCCTCCGGCGACACCACCAACCTGCTGGGCCTCGGCTCCTTCAACAGTGGGGCGGCGAACGCCGTGGACTACACCACACTCTCCGGAACCGTCTACACAGCTTCCACCACAAGCGACACTTCGACCCTCGAGATCTCGCTGAACGGCGGAGCTGCCGAGCAGATCACGGTGGACCTGACAGCGGGCAATGCCTCGGCAGCCAAGGAACTGTCAGGCGTGGTGGGATCCAATGACATTGACGGCACCAACGACACGCTGAACCTCACCATTGACGGACAGAGCGTAGCAGTCTCGCTGACGCACAACACCGGTGTCAGTGAGCTTACCGTAGCGGGAGAAATTCAAGCCGCGGTCGACGGAGCGGGTCTGACGGGTGGCGCGCATGCGACCGTCTCGGTCACTCAGGATGGACGCATCCAAATCGAGAACGACAACAAGGGCGGCGCGCACACACTGCTGGCCGCAGGGAACGCAGTCAGCAGCGGCTTGCTCGCCTTCACCCTCACCGCAGGCTCCAACCGCACTGCCGGTGATATCGCTGACAACATCAATCAACAGATCGCCGCCAGCTCCAACCTGCAGAAGGCCGGCTTGAAGGCGACCGTCGATGCCGGCGCGCTGAAGCTGGATTCCAACGGCACGTTCTTCCGTGTCAATGGCGGAGCCGTGACGGGGGACGCCAACATCGGCTTCGGTGTCTCCGCCTCTTCCTTCACTGGTGCGGCAGCCACCGATCTGGCGGCCACCACGTCGGCGCGCGCTTCGGTGGACTCCAACGGCGCGCAACAGACCAGTTCGATGGCCTTCACCGCACCGACTTATGCCACCGACAGTCAGACGCTCACCGTCTCTGTCAACGACGCCGACGGGAACATTCAGTCGCAGGTGATCAGCCTGCACAACGACACCACGGCGCGTTCGGCTCGCAGTATTGACGAGGCCGTGGCCGCCATCAACAAGCAGTTGCAGCAGTCCAACATCGCGGCGCTGCAAGGGATTGTCGCCGTGAAAGAGAACGTCTCCGGGACGGAGAAGATCAACTTCCTCAGCAGCGGCAACTCGTTCCAGGTGAGCGCCAGCGGCACGACCAACAGCGCTGGTGTCGATGGCAACGGCACGGCGGCCGGCACGGCCGGATCGGTCGAGTCGGAGGTTGCGGGCGACGTCAGCAGCACGATCTCGATCGACTCGATGTCGAACGCCCTGAAGGCCGTGACTTCGATCTCGGCCGCCATCACGAAGCTCGGTTCCGCCCAGGCCGCCGTCGGCCGCGGCCAGAACCAGTTGAGCTACGCCCTTTCGCTGGCGCAGTCTCAGATCTCCAGTTTCTCGGCCGCTGAGTCCCGCATCCGGGACGCCGACGTGGCCTCCGAAGCCGCCAATCTGACCAAGGCGCAGGTTCTGCAGCAGGCCGCCGTGGCCGCCATGGCGCAAGCCAATTCGGCGCCGCAGGTCATTCTCTCCCTGCTCCGCGGTTAG
- the fliD gene encoding flagellar filament capping protein FliD — MSTIFNGNSRYAADFQTIIDRTVAIASMPLSQLNTQKTGLTDESTALQSLDTKFQALQTALSTLDDAMGSGAIGATLTDTSTVTASISSGALEGTYTIEVLDQGAYTTTLTSDAGPRPVDYPASQSLSKLAAPAFTLTVGSNDYQLSPATNTLQGLVDAINAEPGANVQASVVNAGTASTPDYRLSIVSTEPGDVAIQLNDGSMDLLTEQAHGDAEGGVTSAQSSLPGPNVVTNPDAQSLSNLVSPHFSLTVGSSTFTVSPAKNTLSGLVEAINANSLNGVRATVVNVGSNTAPDYRLSLKASKLGDFAVTLTDGAIQLQAEQVRGQLASYKVNGSSNLAQSDSRSVTIAPGLSVNLIGVSKAGSPTSITLTRESSAVSNALAALVNSYNAAVDEVDKHHGTAGGALSGQGVIRNLSSALQKITGHLESGTGVNSLVAMGISLDQTGHMAFNEMSFLAANFADAAGVTNFLGSASTKGFLQAATSVINEVEDTVTGTLKSAMNAVDGQTKALDSQIADKQSYIDQMRSDLEQRMAAADALVATLEQQYNYISQVLDSMNSVTSTYE; from the coding sequence ATGAGCACCATCTTCAACGGAAACAGCCGGTACGCCGCGGATTTCCAGACCATCATCGATCGGACCGTGGCTATTGCGTCGATGCCTCTCAGCCAGCTCAATACGCAGAAGACGGGGCTGACGGACGAGTCGACGGCGTTGCAGAGCCTGGACACCAAGTTCCAGGCCCTGCAGACGGCGCTCTCCACACTGGACGATGCGATGGGGAGCGGGGCGATCGGCGCCACGTTGACGGACACCTCGACGGTCACCGCCTCCATCTCCAGCGGCGCGCTGGAAGGTACCTATACGATTGAGGTGCTAGATCAGGGCGCTTACACCACTACGCTCACGTCCGATGCCGGGCCGCGGCCGGTCGACTATCCGGCGAGCCAGAGCTTGAGTAAACTCGCGGCACCGGCGTTCACTTTGACCGTCGGCTCGAACGACTACCAGCTCAGTCCGGCCACCAATACATTGCAGGGCCTGGTGGATGCCATCAACGCCGAGCCCGGAGCCAATGTGCAAGCCTCCGTTGTGAATGCCGGCACGGCTTCGACGCCGGACTACCGATTGTCGATCGTGAGTACGGAACCGGGCGATGTTGCCATCCAGCTAAACGACGGCTCCATGGACCTGTTGACGGAGCAGGCGCACGGAGACGCGGAAGGCGGAGTGACGTCCGCACAGAGCTCCCTGCCCGGTCCGAATGTCGTCACAAACCCGGACGCCCAGAGCCTGAGCAACCTGGTTTCTCCGCATTTCAGTCTCACTGTGGGATCCAGTACGTTCACCGTCAGTCCGGCCAAGAACACACTCAGTGGCCTGGTGGAGGCGATCAACGCCAACTCCCTCAATGGGGTGCGGGCCACGGTGGTGAACGTTGGATCGAACACGGCGCCGGACTACCGGCTGTCGCTCAAGGCCTCGAAGTTAGGGGACTTTGCGGTCACGTTGACGGATGGGGCCATTCAATTGCAAGCGGAACAGGTGCGGGGCCAGCTGGCCTCCTACAAGGTAAATGGATCCAGCAACTTGGCGCAAAGTGATTCGCGTTCGGTCACAATTGCGCCGGGACTGAGTGTGAATCTGATCGGCGTGAGTAAGGCGGGCAGCCCCACCAGCATTACGCTTACTCGAGAGAGCTCTGCGGTTTCCAACGCTTTGGCGGCGCTGGTGAACAGCTACAACGCGGCTGTGGACGAGGTGGACAAACATCACGGCACAGCGGGCGGCGCACTGTCCGGCCAGGGAGTTATCCGAAATCTTTCCAGTGCCTTACAGAAGATAACCGGCCATCTGGAATCCGGCACCGGTGTCAACTCATTGGTGGCCATGGGCATCAGTCTGGACCAGACGGGGCACATGGCCTTCAACGAAATGTCCTTTCTGGCGGCGAATTTCGCTGACGCGGCGGGTGTGACAAACTTCCTGGGCTCAGCTTCGACTAAGGGGTTTCTGCAGGCGGCCACTTCGGTAATAAATGAGGTCGAAGATACAGTCACTGGAACGCTGAAATCTGCGATGAATGCAGTGGATGGCCAAACCAAAGCTCTAGACAGCCAGATTGCCGACAAGCAAAGTTACATTGACCAGATGAGATCGGATCTGGAGCAGCGGATGGCGGCGGCGGATGCCCTGGTGGCGACGCTGGAACAGCAGTACAACTACATCAGCCAAGTGCTGGACTCGATGAACTCAGTGACCTCGACCTACGAATAA
- a CDS encoding beta-galactosidase trimerization domain-containing protein has translation MDRRDFMQISAGLALPATAQRSGAQASAPANTTTAAWFDRPMRWAQLAFVEDDPGQYDQAFWLDYFRRIHADAACLSAGGCVAFYPTKIPLHYRSKWLKDGDAFGDLVKGCRGLGMNIIARTDPHGLHQDMADAHPDYVLVGADGQPRRHWADPEYWVSCALGPYNFDFMTRVTEEIMTLYRVDGIFTNRWAGSGMCYCSHCVRNFRDFSGLDLPRTNNPQDPARRQYIVWKQKRLFDLWHLWDERIKAINPNAAYIANAGGGALSDLDMKIIGEIAPTLFADRQARRGLTPPWTNGKNGKEYRAALGRKAIAGIFSVGVEEPYRWKDSVQSGDEIRLWVMDGIAQGLRPWFTKFNAKPIDRRWLPVVEEIYTWHHANERYLRNEESLARVGLVYSQQTATFYGGERAHAKVEDHTMGFYQALIEARIPFEMVHDRMLEPAQLARFRTLILPNIAALSIAQCDQLKAFAAGGGSLVATHETSLYDEWGNRRDDFGLAGLFSASFSGRVEGPLQNSYLNLAKDPATNRFHPLLAGLEDAGRIINGVNCVHVRSLGGSLPSPLTVVPGYPDLPMESVYVRDTSRNEPGVFLRESGKSRIVYFPWDLDRTFWEVMSPDHGRLLRNAVLWAHNEPQPVSVLGKGLFDLSVWTQKASMTVHLVNLANPMMMKGPVREIIPSPPQTLIVRPPQGRSVRVVRLLVANRTVVPKRTAQGLEIAIPPVGIHEVVALDFAG, from the coding sequence ATGGACAGACGCGACTTTATGCAAATCTCCGCCGGATTGGCGTTGCCGGCCACTGCCCAGCGGTCCGGCGCCCAAGCCTCCGCTCCCGCCAATACAACCACGGCTGCGTGGTTCGATCGCCCCATGCGCTGGGCGCAACTCGCGTTTGTCGAGGACGATCCCGGTCAGTACGACCAGGCCTTCTGGCTCGACTACTTCCGCCGCATCCACGCCGATGCCGCCTGCCTCAGCGCCGGTGGCTGCGTCGCCTTCTATCCAACAAAAATCCCCCTGCACTACCGCAGCAAATGGCTCAAGGATGGCGACGCCTTCGGCGACCTGGTGAAGGGCTGCCGCGGTCTGGGCATGAATATCATCGCCCGCACCGACCCTCATGGCCTCCATCAGGACATGGCCGATGCCCATCCCGACTATGTTCTGGTTGGCGCCGATGGCCAGCCGCGCCGGCATTGGGCCGATCCGGAATACTGGGTCTCCTGCGCGCTGGGCCCCTACAACTTCGACTTCATGACGCGCGTCACCGAGGAGATCATGACGCTCTATCGCGTCGATGGCATCTTCACGAACCGCTGGGCTGGCTCGGGCATGTGCTACTGCTCGCACTGCGTGCGCAATTTTCGCGACTTCTCCGGACTTGACCTGCCACGTACGAACAACCCACAGGATCCCGCCCGCCGTCAGTACATCGTCTGGAAACAGAAGCGCCTGTTTGACCTCTGGCACCTCTGGGATGAGCGCATCAAGGCCATCAATCCCAATGCGGCCTATATCGCCAATGCCGGTGGCGGCGCGCTCAGCGATCTCGACATGAAGATCATCGGCGAGATCGCGCCCACGCTCTTTGCCGATCGCCAGGCCCGCCGTGGTCTGACTCCGCCTTGGACCAACGGGAAAAACGGCAAGGAGTACCGCGCCGCCTTGGGCCGCAAAGCGATTGCGGGAATCTTCAGCGTCGGAGTCGAAGAGCCATACCGCTGGAAGGACTCCGTGCAGAGCGGCGACGAGATCCGCCTGTGGGTCATGGACGGCATTGCTCAAGGACTCCGGCCGTGGTTCACCAAATTCAATGCAAAGCCAATCGACCGGCGCTGGCTGCCTGTCGTTGAGGAGATCTACACCTGGCATCATGCCAACGAGCGCTACCTGCGCAATGAGGAGTCGCTGGCGCGCGTCGGGCTGGTCTACTCTCAGCAGACAGCCACGTTCTATGGCGGTGAACGCGCCCACGCCAAAGTCGAAGATCACACCATGGGCTTCTATCAGGCCCTGATCGAGGCGCGCATCCCCTTCGAGATGGTCCACGACCGGATGCTCGAACCGGCTCAACTCGCCCGCTTTCGAACGCTGATTCTGCCGAACATCGCCGCGCTCTCCATCGCGCAATGCGATCAGCTCAAGGCGTTCGCCGCCGGCGGCGGCAGCCTTGTCGCGACCCACGAAACCTCGCTCTACGACGAATGGGGCAACCGTCGCGACGACTTCGGCCTCGCCGGCCTCTTTAGCGCATCTTTCAGTGGCCGGGTGGAGGGCCCTCTTCAGAACTCCTATCTCAACCTGGCCAAAGACCCGGCCACCAACCGCTTTCACCCGCTGCTGGCTGGCCTCGAAGACGCAGGACGGATTATCAACGGCGTCAACTGCGTCCACGTCCGTAGCTTGGGCGGCTCGTTGCCTTCTCCCCTCACAGTAGTGCCCGGCTACCCGGACCTGCCCATGGAATCCGTCTATGTCCGGGACACCTCCAGGAACGAACCCGGAGTATTCCTGCGAGAGAGCGGCAAAAGCCGCATCGTCTACTTCCCCTGGGACCTCGACCGTACATTCTGGGAGGTGATGTCCCCGGATCACGGCCGATTGTTGCGCAATGCCGTCCTCTGGGCCCACAACGAGCCGCAACCCGTCTCCGTTCTCGGCAAGGGCCTGTTCGACCTGTCGGTCTGGACCCAGAAGGCGTCGATGACCGTCCACCTCGTTAATCTTGCTAACCCAATGATGATGAAGGGCCCGGTCCGGGAGATCATCCCTTCTCCGCCGCAAACCCTGATTGTCCGGCCTCCCCAGGGCAGGTCCGTAAGAGTGGTCCGCCTGCTGGTCGCCAATCGCACGGTTGTTCCAAAGCGCACCGCCCAAGGCCTCGAGATTGCCATCCCGCCCGTGGGCATTCATGAAGTCGTGGCCCTTGACTTTGCCGGCTAG